GGGTTCCGTCGGCAAGTAGATAGCCCAGGAACTCTGCTAGTTTCTCATCGAGAACTTCCGGTATTCTAACTTTCTTCGGAGATCTAACGTTGACCTCGACATTGAGCCTAACGTCTTCTCCGCCATCTATCTTCTTTGCAACCAAAATTCTGTCTCCCTTCTTTAGGTGCATTGCCATTACTTCCTCTATAACTAGCCCATCTTTTGTTACCCTGCCAGTGAATAGCTTGTGTATCGGGGTGACCTTTATCTTTCTACCTGTCCTGGTCTTTATCTCAACCATTCCCTGGGAGTAGCCCTTGTACACGTGCGTTGCCTTTATCTCAACGATCTTTCCATCCTTGTATCCATAGAGCGTTATTGGTTCATCTAGCTCAGTCCACTCCTCTCCTTCCTTGACTGTCTTCTTGCCCTTATCCTCAAGCTTCTCATAGAGCTCCCTGATCTTTATTAGACCGAACTCCTTCGTTAAGACTAGCGTATCGCCATCCACACACTTTCCGCTTCCGAAGGGTCCTGGAATAGCTGCAGTTCCTCCCTTGGCCTGTGGGAAGAACGTATCAATAACTCTCTGCCCTGTAATGAGCGGAATTTCTGGTGGGAGCTTCTCCTTATATGGTCTCTTCACTCTGACTGGCCACCTCTGATACATCTTTAATTCCTTGATCTCTCCGCTTGGAGTCTTAACCTTTGCAATGACATCTTCAATAGTATATTCTCCTTCATCGGCGATCTCAACTATCTCTCCTTCTATCCCTGGGGGCACCATTATCTTGTGAACAATAATGCTGGTCTCGGGCACTTCACCGATAATATCTCCTCCAACGACCTTGTCTCCAACTTTAACCTTTGGAGTGAAGTGCCACTTCTTGTCCCTGGGGAGGGCAGGAGCTGTAATACCTCTAGCTATGAAGTCGCCACTCTTCTCCCTAAGGATTTCAAGAGGCCTTTGAATACCATCGTATATTGAGGTTAAAAGCCCAGGACCGAGTTCAACACTTAACGATGCTCCAGTTCCAACGACGGGCTCGCCAGGTCTAACTCCAGCCGTTTCCTCGTAAACCTGAATCACCGCCTTGTCTCCCTCAAGTCTAATGATTTCTCCTATGAGACCAAGCTCACCGACTCTAACGACCTCATACATCTTTGCTCCTTTCATCCCATCGGCAACTACGAGAGGACCTGTAACCCTAATTATCCTCCCTTTGGCTGGCATTTCCTTCACCTCTTTATCTCAACCCCTATCGCCCTTCTAACTATCTCCTTTAACAGTTCTTCCCCATAAATGGAACCAAACTTATCTGGGATTTGAAGTATGATTGGAAGGTTAACTTCAGGCAATTCACCTATCTTTTCAGCGAGTCTTTCAGTGATGAGTATAACCCCAATATCATCCCTCTCGACGAGTTCCTTCAGCTTATTTCTAGCTCTCTCAATCGATAAGTCCGAGAGGTCAAACTCATAAGCTTCATGAACCCCCGCAAGCTTGAATCCCACTACGGTGTCTTCATCTCCCATTACTACTATCTTCATGCTACCTCACCAACGAGTTCCTTGATCTTTTCGGGCTTTACGCCATCAACAATGAGCTTTGCAATTGCCCTTAGCTTCCTAACTTCCATTTCCCTCTCCAGGAGATACGTTAGAGCAACGCCAACACTCAGCGGATAGAACTGAGATAACTCTCTCATTCTGGTCAGCCTGTACCTCCTCATGGCCCTCTCAATTGCTTCGATATTGCCACTCTCAAGTTCCTCTCTGACATCTCTCATAACCTGGCCATATTTAGTTCCTTCGAGTTCTCCTATGGCCATTATGTGATCCTCAGCGTTTACCATGGCATCGAGGGTTGCCCTTGAGAGGCTCCCACCTTCAATTATCAGCCTCTTTAGGTTCTCTGGATGCATTCCAGCCATTTTTGCCCTGAGTATCGTTGATATGTTCCTTTCATCTATGAGCATCTTAACGAACTCAAGCAGTATCTCCTTCTCTTCACCTTTTCTTGAGTTTGCATATTTAAACAGCTTCGTATAATAGTTCCTATACAGTTCAAGCTCAAACTCTTGAATACTTATCTCCTTAAGAAGAAGCCTCCTAAGAGGTTCTTCATACTCAGTCCCCTCTAGTATTACTAGTATTTCCTCCATAGTTTTTGCCTCGATTATCGCCTTCACCTTTGGAAGCATCTTGCCCGCAGGTATTATATAATCTTGGGCAGGTAAGCCATGGAGCTTCGCCTTTACGACGTTAGAGATGTTCCTAATATCAACTCCCTCTTCAAGTAGCTCAAAGAATCCTCTCACTCTCTTAGGCATTATTTTTACTATTAACTCTAGTAAATCCACAAGCGAAAGTTCTAGTGCCATCTCAACGTTCCTCAAATTCACGTTCTCAAGGCTCGTCAGCCTTGGTCCATAGTCAGAATCTTCAAGGTTAACCACGAAATTCTGCAGGGTCCTACTTT
This is a stretch of genomic DNA from Pyrococcus kukulkanii. It encodes these proteins:
- a CDS encoding V-type ATP synthase subunit F; translation: MKIVVMGDEDTVVGFKLAGVHEAYEFDLSDLSIERARNKLKELVERDDIGVILITERLAEKIGELPEVNLPIILQIPDKFGSIYGEELLKEIVRRAIGVEIKR
- a CDS encoding V-type ATP synthase subunit C, whose product is MEVSTITAILDTTLAVVLTWVAYKTGQIIWKYTPYSYPNARIKAMEARLLSDQRILELSESRTLQNFVVNLEDSDYGPRLTSLENVNLRNVEMALELSLVDLLELIVKIMPKRVRGFFELLEEGVDIRNISNVVKAKLHGLPAQDYIIPAGKMLPKVKAIIEAKTMEEILVILEGTEYEEPLRRLLLKEISIQEFELELYRNYYTKLFKYANSRKGEEKEILLEFVKMLIDERNISTILRAKMAGMHPENLKRLIIEGGSLSRATLDAMVNAEDHIMAIGELEGTKYGQVMRDVREELESGNIEAIERAMRRYRLTRMRELSQFYPLSVGVALTYLLEREMEVRKLRAIAKLIVDGVKPEKIKELVGEVA